The following are from one region of the Paenibacillus sabinae T27 genome:
- a CDS encoding ABC transporter ATP-binding protein, which yields MSQVSEAVALNAAEHPQERRFKLYLWVVSYLRPYAGQLTLIVLCGLIAAAGELVIPKMIEHLVDSIIPAKNKSAFTSMLLLLVGIVALSVCASLLRNLLQRTVGSKAARDLQFSVLQKLRKLGFSYYEQRPVGETLSLMNNQVHAVQELYTSFFPDMLELALFVILAVSVMVSGSLKLTLVAVPFFLIYYAVGPSLDRKTTEWNERMNTQRMDYNRKIHESVSGIRDFRAFSAENWDLQRGLRLYQTVTDTTLKWVFFIHTRWSIRRVFFDAGAVALFIFGYWFIRNQTLTVGAFLSFFLIYSVVMFKLSMLIGNLAQQGMMLEQANPIRRLMLLKPLVEEPEHPIPLGTINGRITFKDVGFRYPNRPPVIRDFSLDIRPGERLAFVGTSGNGKSTLLKLINRFYDPQEGTIELDGVPITRLSFQDLRGSIGYVFQESYLFGFSVRENIRFGRPEASDEEIEQAAKAAMAHEFILQLPQGYDTLVGDRGMKLSGGQKQRIAIARMLISGPKIVLLDEATSALDNVSEAEVKTALDRLFEGRTMIAVAHRLSTIKDFDRIVVLDEGTIAEIGTYEELIAREGIFYNLAQGQGQTVAITGDSEDTL from the coding sequence TTGAGTCAAGTTTCTGAAGCTGTGGCCCTGAATGCGGCCGAACACCCGCAGGAGCGCCGTTTTAAGCTGTATCTGTGGGTCGTATCCTATCTTCGGCCTTACGCGGGTCAACTTACGCTGATCGTGCTGTGCGGACTGATTGCCGCCGCGGGTGAGCTGGTGATCCCCAAGATGATCGAGCATCTGGTCGACAGCATCATTCCGGCTAAGAATAAAAGCGCTTTTACAAGTATGCTTCTTCTGCTCGTTGGAATCGTGGCGCTCTCCGTCTGCGCTTCCTTGCTTCGCAATCTGCTTCAAAGAACAGTCGGAAGCAAAGCCGCGCGCGACCTGCAATTCTCCGTGCTTCAGAAGCTGCGGAAGCTTGGCTTTTCCTACTATGAACAGCGTCCCGTAGGCGAAACGCTCTCTTTGATGAACAATCAGGTGCACGCGGTGCAGGAGCTGTACACCAGCTTTTTTCCCGACATGCTGGAGCTTGCCCTCTTCGTCATTCTCGCCGTTTCCGTGATGGTGTCGGGCAGTCTCAAATTGACATTGGTTGCCGTTCCGTTCTTCCTGATCTACTATGCCGTAGGGCCGAGTCTTGATCGAAAGACCACGGAGTGGAATGAGCGCATGAATACACAGCGGATGGACTATAACCGCAAAATCCATGAATCGGTGTCAGGCATCCGCGACTTCCGGGCTTTTTCCGCTGAGAATTGGGATTTGCAGCGTGGGCTTCGGCTGTATCAGACCGTCACAGACACCACCTTGAAATGGGTATTCTTCATACATACCCGCTGGAGCATCCGAAGGGTGTTCTTCGACGCCGGCGCGGTCGCGCTTTTCATATTCGGCTATTGGTTTATCCGTAATCAGACGTTGACTGTAGGCGCTTTCCTATCCTTTTTCCTCATTTACTCTGTCGTTATGTTCAAATTATCCATGCTGATTGGCAATCTTGCGCAGCAAGGGATGATGCTGGAGCAGGCCAATCCGATTCGCAGACTTATGCTGCTGAAGCCCCTTGTAGAGGAACCGGAGCATCCCATTCCCTTGGGAACGATAAATGGCCGAATCACTTTCAAAGATGTTGGTTTCCGCTACCCGAATCGCCCGCCGGTCATCAGGGACTTCTCGCTCGACATCCGGCCCGGTGAAAGGCTGGCCTTTGTCGGCACCAGTGGAAACGGAAAATCAACTTTACTTAAGCTGATCAACCGCTTTTACGATCCTCAGGAAGGAACGATCGAGCTGGATGGGGTCCCCATCACCCGGCTGTCTTTTCAAGATTTAAGAGGAAGCATTGGTTATGTCTTTCAGGAATCGTATCTGTTTGGCTTCTCCGTCAGAGAGAACATTCGCTTTGGACGGCCGGAGGCGTCGGATGAAGAGATTGAGCAGGCCGCGAAAGCTGCCATGGCGCATGAATTTATCCTTCAGCTTCCGCAGGGCTATGACACTTTGGTCGGAGACCGCGGAATGAAGCTGTCAGGCGGACAGAAACAAAGAATCGCGATTGCCCGTATGCTGATCTCGGGTCCGAAAATCGTCCTGCTCGATGAAGCAACGTCAGCACTGGACAACGTCTCCGAAGCAGAGGTCAAGACCGCGCTGGATCGCCTCTTTGAAGGCCGGACGATGATCGCCGTTGCCCACCGGTTATCGACTATCAAGGATTTTGACCGGATTGTGGTCTTGGATGAGGGGACAATCGCAGAGATTGGTACCTACGAAGAGTTAATCGCCCGGGAAGGCATCTTCTATAATCTGGCCCAGGGTCAGGGGCAAACGGTCGCTATTACCGGTGATTCGGAGGATACGCTGTGA
- a CDS encoding carbohydrate ABC transporter permease, protein MKINALLEKLFSRTILSLFLVYTLFPMLWLIMASLKTNVELLGDPFRFPSPPQFGNYVNAFKSAHLALLFSNSVIISFSATALNALVASMAAYVLSRYKFKFGPVIFSILITGILVPVSALMVPYFTLIRTLGLYDTKLALILTYTAISLPLSVFIIKGFMDSIPGELEEAALLDGCDFYQKFFRVIVPISRTGIVTAATFQFLSSWNEFLYAMLLTSSEQVRTLQLGIRFFSSQFTTDFTSMFAAIIISIIPSVAMYSLFQNQIISGLTQGSVKG, encoded by the coding sequence ATGAAAATAAATGCACTGCTTGAAAAGTTATTTTCCCGGACCATTCTGTCCTTGTTTCTTGTCTACACGCTCTTCCCCATGCTCTGGCTTATCATGGCTTCGCTCAAAACAAATGTCGAACTGCTTGGCGATCCTTTCCGGTTCCCCTCTCCTCCGCAGTTCGGCAATTATGTGAATGCGTTCAAGTCGGCGCACTTGGCTTTGTTATTTTCAAATTCGGTTATAATCAGCTTCTCGGCAACTGCCTTGAACGCCCTGGTTGCATCCATGGCCGCCTATGTGCTCTCCAGGTATAAGTTCAAGTTCGGACCGGTAATATTTTCAATCCTGATCACAGGGATACTGGTGCCGGTCAGCGCACTGATGGTTCCGTATTTCACTTTAATCCGGACGCTCGGCCTCTATGACACCAAGCTGGCGCTGATTTTAACGTATACGGCGATCTCGCTTCCGCTGTCCGTCTTTATTATTAAAGGCTTCATGGATTCGATTCCCGGGGAGCTGGAAGAGGCCGCGCTGCTGGACGGGTGCGATTTCTATCAAAAGTTCTTTAGAGTGATTGTGCCGATTTCCCGCACAGGTATCGTGACCGCGGCGACGTTTCAATTCTTAAGCAGTTGGAACGAGTTCCTGTATGCGATGCTGCTGACTTCCTCCGAACAGGTGCGGACCCTGCAATTGGGCATTCGCTTTTTTTCCAGCCAGTTTACTACCGATTTCACCTCGATGTTCGCAGCGATTATCATCAGCATTATTCCAAGCGTTGCGATGTACAGCCTGTTTCAAAACCAGATCATTTCCGGACTTACGCAAGGTTCTGTTAAAGGCTGA
- a CDS encoding ABC transporter ATP-binding protein, whose protein sequence is MKYVKWIWDHLMMIRAGFQLAIVLLVLESFFGVASVYVQKYIIDDLFMQQKFELLPVLLSVYAIIFICSAILFVATPYTFVRNEYIITKIMTKNMFTRLFRFPISTFQKERAAKFVQNLNSDVLDTGSLVSYLSPTGIRSMFEALIMLAIVGYSSIWVMVCVLAVCLLYIGNACFFAKRIKKAAAVVLEKRTDLTVHLEEGISSTREVVAFHRTEWESNRYQALFKKYFDAILQEGRTVNLQMLFSAPLRWGVAVSVVAVGGYQLIEGRLSLGTFVVVLQLVLQIMDKIHWLFDYVMMMIARFALIDRIEDFNSIPQIDNGTQPLSGEVQSIQFRNISFAYEDKNILNGLTAVLPIGKKIAFVGASGGGKSTVAQLLTRFYNPSEGEILVNGIPLTDIRRQDWMSRIAIVFQEPYLLADTIRKNVLFGREDTDDQLIGVLQDAQLLDTVMKLPNKLDETIGERGIQLSGGQRQRLALARAMLRDPDILILDEATSALDMETERKVQLLLDDKRSGRTTIIIAHRLSTVMNADIIFVMKDGQVVEEGTHEELLREGELYPELVRTFEKEARDLASA, encoded by the coding sequence GTGAAATATGTGAAATGGATATGGGATCACCTGATGATGATCAGAGCCGGCTTTCAGCTGGCCATTGTGCTGCTCGTTTTGGAAAGTTTCTTCGGCGTCGCTTCCGTCTACGTGCAAAAGTACATCATCGATGATCTGTTCATGCAGCAAAAGTTCGAGCTTCTGCCCGTTCTGCTTAGTGTTTACGCCATTATCTTTATCTGTAGTGCCATCTTGTTCGTCGCCACGCCGTATACGTTTGTCCGAAACGAATATATTATTACGAAAATCATGACCAAAAACATGTTCACCCGGTTATTCCGCTTTCCCATCTCCACTTTCCAAAAAGAGAGAGCCGCCAAGTTCGTCCAAAACCTGAACAGCGATGTTCTGGATACGGGTTCTCTGGTCAGCTATCTTTCACCCACCGGGATCAGGAGTATGTTCGAAGCGCTCATCATGCTTGCCATTGTCGGCTACTCGAGCATTTGGGTCATGGTGTGCGTCCTGGCCGTGTGCTTGCTGTATATTGGTAATGCCTGTTTCTTTGCGAAAAGGATCAAGAAAGCGGCAGCCGTTGTGCTGGAGAAGCGGACGGATCTGACGGTTCATCTGGAGGAAGGAATCTCCTCGACACGGGAGGTCGTTGCGTTTCACAGAACCGAGTGGGAGTCGAACCGCTATCAAGCCTTGTTTAAAAAATACTTTGACGCAATCCTGCAGGAAGGCCGGACTGTCAACCTTCAGATGCTGTTCAGCGCGCCCTTGCGCTGGGGGGTTGCCGTTTCGGTTGTAGCCGTTGGCGGCTATCAGTTGATTGAGGGCAGACTGAGCCTCGGCACCTTCGTGGTCGTCCTACAGCTGGTGCTGCAGATCATGGATAAAATCCATTGGCTGTTCGACTACGTCATGATGATGATCGCGCGCTTCGCTTTAATCGACCGAATCGAGGACTTTAATAGTATACCGCAAATCGATAACGGAACGCAGCCGCTTAGCGGCGAGGTTCAATCTATCCAGTTCCGGAACATCAGCTTCGCTTATGAGGACAAAAATATACTGAACGGCCTTACCGCCGTCCTTCCTATTGGGAAGAAAATCGCATTCGTCGGAGCAAGCGGCGGCGGCAAATCGACGGTAGCCCAACTGCTCACCCGCTTCTACAACCCAAGCGAAGGCGAAATTCTGGTGAACGGCATTCCGCTTACCGATATTCGTCGTCAGGACTGGATGAGCCGAATTGCGATCGTATTCCAAGAGCCCTACCTGCTAGCCGACACGATCCGGAAGAACGTGCTGTTCGGCCGGGAAGACACGGATGATCAGCTTATCGGCGTGCTGCAGGACGCACAGCTGCTGGATACGGTAATGAAGCTGCCGAATAAGCTGGATGAAACCATCGGGGAACGAGGCATTCAGCTCTCCGGAGGCCAGCGCCAGCGTCTAGCCTTGGCGAGAGCGATGCTGAGAGATCCCGATATTCTCATCTTGGATGAAGCCACCTCCGCCCTGGATATGGAGACGGAAAGGAAAGTGCAGCTGCTGCTGGATGACAAGCGTTCGGGACGAACGACGATCATCATTGCGCATCGGTTGTCCACCGTAATGAACGCAGACATCATCTTCGTCATGAAAGATGGGCAGGTCGTTGAGGAAGGCACTCATGAGGAGCTGCTAAGAGAAGGCGAGCTGTATCCAGAATTGGTCCGGACCTTTGAGAAAGAAGCCAGGGATCTTGCAAGCGCGTAA
- a CDS encoding radical SAM protein: protein MITRNVSACIRDVQKQSTESGSGTQTILYLKGCPLYCNWCPNPELRNPEVRLVWDPIKAKHYEDGRIYSVQEVLELCLDNLDPAERTASGVTLTGGEALTQHTFVYELLSRLKELGVHTAVETTGYVPEGQFAKLLPLIDHLIFYVKHYEREAHRKITGVYNDLIIENLRNSLSSPSEVEVRLNLIPGLNDRPEDAEGFARLLQRIGVKQVQLFPSNNQTDPSNRHNAQGSASPFTEVELAAYQDAFQNLIR from the coding sequence GTGATTACGAGAAACGTAAGCGCTTGCATTCGTGATGTGCAAAAACAGTCCACCGAGTCCGGTTCCGGTACTCAAACGATTCTTTACCTTAAGGGCTGTCCTCTGTACTGCAATTGGTGCCCCAATCCGGAGCTCCGCAATCCCGAAGTCAGGCTGGTGTGGGACCCGATCAAAGCCAAACACTATGAAGACGGACGGATTTATTCCGTTCAGGAGGTATTGGAGTTATGCCTCGATAATCTTGATCCCGCCGAAAGGACTGCGTCCGGGGTTACGTTGACTGGCGGAGAAGCCTTGACGCAGCATACCTTTGTCTATGAACTGCTGTCACGCTTGAAGGAGCTCGGAGTACATACGGCCGTTGAAACTACCGGATATGTACCTGAGGGTCAATTTGCCAAGCTGCTCCCCCTGATTGATCATCTGATATTTTATGTAAAACACTATGAACGTGAAGCGCACAGAAAAATAACCGGAGTTTACAATGATCTCATTATTGAAAATTTGCGGAATTCTCTCTCCAGTCCAAGCGAGGTTGAGGTGCGGCTTAACCTTATTCCCGGATTGAACGACCGTCCGGAGGATGCCGAAGGATTTGCCAGACTGCTCCAGCGTATAGGTGTAAAACAGGTGCAGCTTTTCCCCTCCAACAACCAGACAGACCCATCAAACCGGCACAATGCCCAAGGCAGCGCTTCACCGTTTACCGAGGTAGAATTAGCCGCCTATCAGGACGCCTTTCAAAATCTCATAAGATGA
- a CDS encoding helix-turn-helix transcriptional regulator has protein sequence MKDKMIEDNHEFLELRLFTPSVFEKSGAAWPIRLGHNIAKLNYHIGPRTTPYYYLLFVLEGQGTFHQNEQTFQLRPNDIFCLFPQVIHEYYTSPDDPLRKVFLAFDGRQAVMLLEKIGLTMHSPHAAGVLTPEAIQLMWDFFRLVNSDNDTDLRRLILFHRIFDQLSAAVDSSARNDLRDVSWLQKGHEYMEIHYAEGITVERVAEYVGIDRTHFTKQYRKAYGITPIQFIQDLKMKEARSLLEQTSYTLSEIAHSVGYPDIFSFSKAFKKRLGVAPTQYRDMKVKSGQQI, from the coding sequence ATGAAAGACAAGATGATCGAAGATAATCATGAGTTTTTGGAGCTGCGCCTATTTACCCCTTCCGTATTTGAAAAGTCCGGAGCCGCTTGGCCGATTCGCCTTGGACACAATATTGCCAAATTGAATTATCATATTGGCCCCCGGACGACGCCCTATTATTATTTGCTTTTTGTGCTGGAAGGGCAAGGGACGTTTCATCAAAATGAGCAAACCTTTCAGCTCCGCCCAAATGATATTTTCTGTTTGTTTCCGCAGGTCATTCATGAATATTACACGAGTCCGGACGATCCGCTCCGCAAAGTATTTCTTGCCTTTGACGGGAGGCAGGCTGTAATGCTGCTTGAGAAGATTGGGCTGACTATGCACAGCCCGCATGCGGCGGGTGTATTAACACCCGAAGCGATTCAACTGATGTGGGATTTCTTCAGATTGGTGAATTCGGATAATGATACGGACCTGAGACGGCTTATCTTATTCCACCGTATCTTCGACCAGCTCTCTGCTGCGGTTGACAGTTCTGCCCGTAATGATCTGCGGGATGTCTCGTGGCTTCAAAAAGGACATGAATATATGGAGATTCACTATGCGGAGGGCATTACAGTTGAAAGAGTTGCGGAGTATGTCGGCATAGACCGCACCCATTTTACCAAACAGTACCGTAAGGCTTACGGAATCACTCCCATTCAGTTTATCCAGGACTTGAAGATGAAGGAGGCCCGATCATTACTGGAGCAGACTTCCTATACATTGTCCGAAATTGCCCATTCTGTGGGCTATCCAGATATCTTCTCCTTCTCGAAAGCATTCAAGAAACGTCTTGGAGTTGCACCTACTCAGTATCGGGATATGAAAGTCAAAAGCGGGCAGCAGATATGA
- a CDS encoding carbohydrate ABC transporter permease, giving the protein MQRTTHFRTGAILFLLPALLLFAAFFLYPVGYVVIVSLMKWDGMSSPGFVGLRNYSALLQDEVFRISIRNNLIWACAEALIQVPLAILVALLLARKPKGWKLLRTIYFFPHVISGIAITMLWGAIYNNERGLLNGFLRLIGLSEWEHNWLGGLDSAFPSVLVYGLLYIGYFMVIILADISSVSQSYYEAASIDGATRTQQDWFITLPLIRGTIATCVTLAMVNGLRQFEQVLLLTNGGPANSTSVLVLYLYKELQNFHYGTANALGTVLIVLGGLIILTVRRLFNAAKYDM; this is encoded by the coding sequence ATGCAGCGAACTACCCATTTCCGTACAGGCGCTATCCTTTTTCTACTGCCGGCCCTACTGCTCTTTGCCGCCTTTTTTCTATATCCTGTCGGGTATGTCGTCATTGTAAGCTTAATGAAATGGGATGGGATGAGCAGTCCCGGGTTTGTCGGTCTCCGAAATTACAGCGCCTTGTTACAGGATGAAGTATTTCGAATCTCCATTCGCAACAATTTGATCTGGGCTTGCGCGGAGGCGTTGATTCAGGTACCGCTTGCCATTCTGGTCGCCCTGCTGCTGGCCCGAAAGCCGAAGGGCTGGAAGCTGCTGCGAACGATTTATTTTTTCCCCCATGTCATCTCGGGTATCGCAATTACGATGTTGTGGGGAGCCATCTATAACAATGAACGGGGATTGCTTAACGGCTTTCTCCGTTTGATCGGATTGTCCGAATGGGAGCATAACTGGCTCGGAGGGCTGGACAGCGCGTTCCCTTCCGTACTCGTGTACGGATTGCTGTATATCGGCTATTTCATGGTCATTATTTTGGCGGACATCTCCTCGGTTTCGCAGTCCTACTATGAGGCGGCAAGCATTGACGGAGCGACACGCACGCAGCAGGATTGGTTCATCACGCTGCCGCTGATAAGGGGAACCATAGCTACTTGCGTTACGCTTGCGATGGTTAACGGGCTTCGGCAATTCGAGCAGGTTCTGCTGCTGACAAATGGCGGTCCGGCCAACAGCACCTCGGTCCTTGTACTTTATTTATATAAAGAACTGCAGAACTTCCATTATGGGACGGCCAATGCTTTGGGCACGGTGCTGATTGTTCTGGGCGGCCTGATTATTCTAACGGTACGCAGATTATTTAACGCCGCCAAATATGACATGTAA
- a CDS encoding LLM class flavin-dependent oxidoreductase, producing MSLHTEEIRFGWFLPTSGDGRYVGTDPEREPSLDYLIEVAQMAERSGFEFVLIPTGGSCLDSWVVGSAVMSHTTRLNALVAVRPGLIAPVLAARMAASLDQLSGGRAMINVVTGSSVQDLEQLGDPLAHAHDDRYERAMEYMQVMKLALTGSAGSALSEFSGEAEDGSAAAANSFEGKYYQFRGPVHTPIAVQRPHPPLYLGGSSLIAKQAAVQHADTFLMWGEPHEWIAGQIAEMEDVRKEVLRTTGIDRKPRYGLRAQVLIRDTEEEAWAAAWSLISHASPDTLRQAQQSFAKTDAANQSRQNELRELSAANDFVLGPNLWSGLSLVRSGGAMLIVGTAQQVTDVLIRYAEIGVSTFILSGYPHLEEADNFGQQVLPLFREQWSQRR from the coding sequence ATGAGTTTGCATACAGAAGAGATTCGATTTGGCTGGTTTTTGCCGACATCCGGTGACGGCCGCTATGTGGGAACTGATCCGGAGAGAGAACCCTCGCTTGATTATTTAATTGAGGTGGCACAGATGGCGGAACGCTCCGGCTTTGAGTTCGTTCTGATCCCGACAGGCGGATCATGCCTTGATTCATGGGTAGTCGGATCAGCGGTGATGAGCCACACGACTCGGCTTAACGCCCTCGTAGCGGTCAGACCCGGATTAATCGCCCCGGTGCTTGCGGCTCGCATGGCCGCTTCTCTTGATCAATTGTCAGGGGGGCGGGCTATGATCAATGTCGTTACCGGGAGTTCGGTTCAGGATCTGGAGCAGCTCGGCGATCCGCTCGCCCATGCTCATGATGACCGGTACGAACGGGCGATGGAATACATGCAGGTGATGAAGCTTGCCTTGACCGGATCGGCCGGATCCGCGTTATCTGAATTCTCAGGCGAAGCTGAAGATGGCTCTGCCGCAGCCGCAAATTCTTTTGAAGGAAAGTATTATCAATTTCGCGGCCCGGTTCACACGCCGATTGCGGTACAGCGACCGCATCCCCCGCTTTATCTGGGAGGAAGCTCGCTGATCGCCAAGCAGGCTGCGGTCCAGCATGCAGACACTTTTCTGATGTGGGGCGAGCCGCATGAATGGATAGCCGGGCAGATTGCCGAGATGGAGGATGTTCGAAAGGAGGTTCTCAGGACTACAGGAATTGACCGCAAACCAAGGTACGGATTAAGGGCTCAGGTGCTTATACGCGACACCGAGGAAGAAGCCTGGGCGGCTGCGTGGAGCTTGATTAGCCACGCCTCACCGGACACGCTTCGGCAAGCGCAGCAATCTTTTGCCAAGACGGACGCTGCCAACCAGAGCAGGCAGAACGAGCTCAGGGAACTGTCTGCAGCGAACGACTTCGTCTTAGGCCCGAATCTGTGGAGCGGCTTATCCCTCGTTCGCTCGGGAGGGGCGATGCTAATTGTCGGTACGGCGCAGCAGGTTACGGATGTGTTAATCCGCTATGCCGAAATCGGTGTAAGCACCTTTATTCTTTCCGGTTACCCCCATTTGGAGGAAGCGGATAACTTTGGACAACAGGTCCTCCCGCTGTTCCGTGAACAGTGGAGTCAGAGGCGTTAA
- a CDS encoding phosphoribosylaminoimidazolecarboxamide formyltransferase produces MKQKEIILKYGINPYQKPSRIYSVTDQLPIEVLNGNPGYINFMDAINSWQLVKELKISLKLPAAASFKHVSPAGSGIGLPLDENLKKAYFVENMELSPLAAAYARARGADRISSFGDWIALNDKVDEATALLIKKEVSDGIIAPDYSVEALKILKQKRKGSFNIIKIDPDYEPDALDTRKMYGIVFEQHRNDLIPNTDLLHNIVTENKNLPDEAVRDLIVSMITLKYTQSNSVCYALNGQVIGCGAGQQSRIHCTRLAGEKADLWFLRQHPAVLDLQFKEGVSRTEKDISIDQFLGSNTTAEEMKDWGDVFVNIPTRLTQEEKNDWLKNLDGVSLGSDAFFPQRDNIDRAQKSGVKYIVQPGGSIRDDKVINACNEYGIVMAFSNTRLFHH; encoded by the coding sequence ATGAAGCAAAAAGAAATTATTTTGAAATATGGAATTAATCCATACCAAAAACCGTCAAGGATTTATTCCGTAACAGATCAATTGCCTATTGAAGTATTAAACGGGAATCCGGGATACATCAATTTTATGGATGCTATAAATTCTTGGCAGTTGGTAAAGGAGCTTAAGATTTCATTGAAACTCCCTGCGGCAGCTTCCTTCAAGCATGTGAGCCCGGCAGGCAGTGGAATAGGGCTGCCACTTGATGAAAACCTAAAGAAGGCTTATTTTGTTGAGAATATGGAATTAAGTCCATTGGCTGCTGCGTATGCCAGAGCTAGAGGCGCGGACAGGATTTCTTCTTTTGGAGATTGGATCGCTCTAAACGACAAGGTGGATGAGGCAACTGCTTTGCTGATCAAAAAGGAAGTGTCAGACGGTATCATTGCCCCTGATTATTCAGTCGAAGCCTTGAAAATTCTTAAACAAAAGCGTAAAGGCAGCTTCAATATTATCAAAATAGATCCGGACTATGAACCCGATGCCTTGGATACAAGGAAAATGTATGGAATTGTTTTTGAGCAGCACCGGAATGACCTAATTCCCAATACGGATTTATTACATAATATTGTAACTGAAAATAAGAATCTGCCTGATGAAGCTGTCCGTGATTTGATCGTTTCAATGATAACTTTAAAATATACACAGTCCAATTCCGTTTGTTATGCCTTGAATGGACAGGTTATTGGATGTGGAGCCGGGCAGCAGTCGAGAATTCATTGTACTCGTCTCGCCGGAGAAAAAGCAGACCTCTGGTTCCTTCGTCAACATCCGGCAGTGTTGGACTTACAGTTTAAGGAAGGCGTTTCGAGAACGGAAAAAGATATTTCAATTGATCAGTTCCTGGGGAGCAATACAACAGCTGAGGAAATGAAAGATTGGGGAGATGTCTTTGTAAATATTCCAACAAGACTCACCCAGGAAGAAAAAAACGATTGGCTGAAGAATTTGGATGGCGTTTCTCTTGGTTCTGATGCATTTTTCCCTCAAAGGGACAATATCGATCGCGCCCAAAAAAGCGGTGTGAAATACATTGTCCAACCAGGCGGCTCAATTAGGGACGATAAGGTGATTAACGCATGTAACGAATATGGAATAGTGATGGCGTTCTCCAACACTCGGTTGTTTCATCACTAA
- a CDS encoding ABC transporter substrate-binding protein: MNKRTLLLTLPAILLVLSMLLSACGANADSGEASEIEIKFPSIWVAKDSKAATFTQIVKDFNDQNQGKIKVVVEEIPDYAAYKDKIRTNITTGTAPDIFSFDNPADGEFYYKSGNLADLTPYLDDQWKSTFLDHAFDNATYDGKVYSIPFEFGVTPVLYNTKLFKQAGITGFPKTYTELFAAFDKLKAAGIAPATQMTGGDGWVSMLWYSQLVSAIGGPDVYKHGLDDPAFVQAAEVLKKLFDYTTGDAVGLDNAGGHFLNQQTAVLLNGPWFIGRIKKEGIDHLYDSVEVAPAPVYEGGKGQPGQYIGFTQASLAVGKQKDKKKEEAIVKFLKYLTSPDNVKKISLDSGSLFVIKYEVTKDDKVERLQTEMKKGMEAAPYIIPHFRASVSPAVGAEFPQALSGLVLGKYTPEQFVEQLKQADSK; encoded by the coding sequence ATGAACAAGAGAACTCTCCTGCTTACGCTGCCCGCGATCTTGCTGGTCCTTTCCATGCTGTTAAGCGCCTGCGGTGCAAACGCCGATAGCGGCGAAGCATCCGAAATCGAAATCAAATTCCCCAGTATTTGGGTAGCCAAAGATTCCAAAGCCGCCACGTTCACTCAAATTGTCAAAGATTTCAATGATCAAAATCAAGGCAAAATCAAAGTTGTCGTTGAAGAGATCCCCGATTACGCCGCTTACAAGGACAAGATCCGCACCAATATTACGACGGGGACAGCGCCGGATATTTTTTCCTTCGATAATCCCGCGGACGGGGAGTTCTATTACAAATCGGGAAATTTGGCCGATCTTACGCCTTATCTGGACGATCAGTGGAAAAGCACATTTCTGGATCACGCTTTTGACAATGCCACATATGACGGCAAAGTATACTCGATTCCATTCGAGTTCGGCGTAACGCCGGTGTTATACAATACCAAGCTGTTCAAACAAGCGGGCATTACCGGATTCCCTAAAACATACACCGAGCTGTTCGCCGCTTTTGACAAACTCAAAGCCGCAGGCATCGCTCCCGCAACGCAAATGACCGGAGGCGACGGCTGGGTCTCCATGCTGTGGTACTCCCAGCTCGTGTCCGCAATTGGCGGACCGGATGTGTACAAACACGGATTGGACGACCCCGCTTTTGTGCAAGCCGCCGAGGTGCTGAAAAAGCTCTTTGACTACACTACCGGAGATGCTGTCGGACTGGATAATGCAGGCGGCCACTTTTTAAATCAGCAAACCGCTGTATTACTTAACGGTCCCTGGTTTATCGGCCGAATCAAAAAGGAAGGCATTGATCATTTGTACGACTCCGTCGAGGTAGCGCCTGCTCCCGTCTATGAAGGCGGGAAAGGACAACCCGGGCAGTATATCGGTTTTACCCAAGCAAGTCTGGCCGTAGGCAAGCAAAAGGATAAAAAGAAAGAAGAAGCCATTGTGAAGTTTCTTAAATACCTGACCTCTCCGGACAATGTGAAGAAAATATCGCTGGATTCCGGATCACTGTTCGTCATTAAATACGAGGTTACAAAGGACGATAAAGTGGAACGCCTGCAAACCGAGATGAAAAAAGGAATGGAAGCCGCACCGTACATCATCCCCCATTTCCGGGCAAGTGTGAGCCCCGCCGTCGGCGCAGAATTCCCGCAAGCGTTAAGCGGTCTGGTGCTTGGAAAATATACGCCGGAACAATTCGTGGAGCAGCTTAAACAAGCCGATTCTAAATAA